A single region of the Lotus japonicus ecotype B-129 chromosome 4, LjGifu_v1.2 genome encodes:
- the LOC130713024 gene encoding uncharacterized protein LOC130713024, with translation MRQEDESNMDKPFGGKVVVLGGDFRQILPVIPKGGRQDIVFATVNSSDLWKYCKVLKLTKNMRLRTTGIPNHKIILKEGAPIMLLRNIDQAASLCIGTRLIVADLGTKVIKATVITGTNIGEDIFIPRMDMVPSVSGYPFKFERRQFPISLS, from the exons ATGAGACAGGAAGATGAAAGCAACATGGACAAACCATTTGGCGGTAAGGTTGTAGTTCTTGGTGGTGACTTCAGACAAATTCTTCCAGTCATTCCAAAAGGTGGAAGGCAAGACATtgtatttgctacagtaaattCTTCTGATCTTTGGAAATACTGTAAAGTTTTAAAGCTCACTAAAAACATGAGATTACGCACAACAG GAATACCAAATCACAAAATTATATTGAAGGAAGGTGCTCCGATAATGCTATTGAGAAATATAGATCAAGCAGCCAGTTTATGCATTGGAACGCGGCTAATAGTGGCTGATCTTGGAACAAAAGTTATAAAGGCCACTGTAATAACAGGAACCAACATTGGAGAAGACATTTTCATTCCAAGAATGGACATGGTTCCATCTGTCTCCGGTTACCCGTTTAAGTTTGAAAGACGTCAATTTCCGATCAGTCTATCCTAA